From the genome of Candidatus Limnocylindrales bacterium, one region includes:
- a CDS encoding AI-2E family transporter: MISKPSQSNSTLDRLRVSRKRQSEKFSRYFLLAILIGISFVFFNMVKIFLVPVLLAAVFTTLFYPLYENLLRLFRNRKALSSLVCCIILLLGLLSPVYIVADLVSQEAIAFYPKAQQQIREIVQKGDEGILGKIKTSKWVQLLNLDEVNWQSTLQDIAGAVSSLLATVINETSRGTFQILAQVFITFFTMFYFFMDGEALISRLKYLSPLDSQYEDAIFSRFASVSRATIKGTLLIGLIKGILGGLILWIFGVGSPVLWGVIMVILSIIPMIGSWLVLYPAAVIQIVTGHIWQGIAIFLITTVVIINIDNVLGPRLIGQDTGMHDLMIFFSTLGGINMFGAMGFIIGPVVAVLFLTVLDIYSMEFKYQLDIAHGDLPEEELEENKME; this comes from the coding sequence ATGATTTCTAAACCATCTCAATCAAATTCAACCCTGGATCGTCTCCGGGTTTCCCGAAAACGCCAGTCTGAAAAGTTTAGCCGCTATTTTCTTTTGGCGATTCTCATTGGTATCTCGTTTGTTTTTTTTAACATGGTCAAAATCTTTTTGGTACCGGTATTGCTGGCGGCTGTGTTTACCACCCTCTTTTATCCCCTTTATGAGAACCTGCTCAGGCTTTTTCGGAACCGTAAAGCTCTAAGTTCCTTGGTCTGTTGTATTATTCTGTTGTTGGGTTTACTTTCTCCGGTCTACATTGTTGCCGACTTGGTCTCTCAAGAAGCTATTGCCTTTTATCCAAAGGCTCAGCAACAAATTCGAGAAATTGTTCAAAAAGGTGATGAGGGAATTCTAGGTAAGATCAAAACCTCCAAGTGGGTTCAACTGCTCAATCTGGATGAGGTAAACTGGCAATCTACCCTGCAAGATATTGCTGGAGCCGTGAGTAGTCTGTTAGCCACGGTTATCAATGAAACCTCCAGAGGAACTTTCCAAATCCTTGCCCAGGTTTTCATCACCTTCTTTACCATGTTTTATTTCTTTATGGATGGGGAAGCCTTGATAAGTCGGCTCAAATACCTGAGCCCTCTGGATAGTCAGTATGAAGATGCCATTTTTTCTCGCTTTGCTTCCGTTTCCCGGGCTACAATTAAAGGAACTTTATTGATCGGGTTAATCAAGGGGATTCTGGGCGGATTAATTCTCTGGATATTTGGGGTCGGTTCACCGGTTCTGTGGGGAGTGATCATGGTTATTTTGTCTATCATACCCATGATCGGTTCCTGGCTGGTTCTGTACCCTGCAGCCGTTATTCAAATCGTTACCGGGCATATCTGGCAAGGGATTGCCATTTTTTTAATTACTACAGTGGTGATCATCAATATCGACAACGTATTGGGCCCGCGCCTGATCGGACAAGATACCGGTATGCATGATTTGATGATCTTTTTTTCGACCCTGGGAGGTATTAATATGTTCGGTGCCATGGGATTCATCATCGGACCGGTTGTTGCCGTCCTCTTTTTAACCGTTCTGGATATTTATAGTATGGAGTTCAAGTATCAATTAGATATCGCCCATGGGGACCTTCCGGAGGAGGAATTAGAAGAAAACAAGATGGAATAA